The following are encoded in a window of Rosa chinensis cultivar Old Blush chromosome 4, RchiOBHm-V2, whole genome shotgun sequence genomic DNA:
- the LOC112197502 gene encoding protein PTST homolog 2, chloroplastic isoform X2 — MLAFTHFHLVPGFFPPVLHVTNSASGMRRGRVLGPARLRVVGESRVSVVLGFWEGRKEGGCGFVRRCRDSDLEGDFALEAEILEFMKGSEKPRAFPSKRDLVEAGRLDLVDAIVREGGWLSLGWDSGDEETAQDSGGFRNWDEGYESSDSDMVSDDSSSSSVVASSSGTSLEAATTEVDTGIEGILNRLEKQRNLTLGFVLRDKEDSTGLANNDNKHDRCPETSTDATVGATSRSIRHASSNPTKAILSDLGGPPNHSRSLLDADVQRNSPKPEMWRTWSSQRAGSSDLEFEAGEVSYDEMGESKGVLQNEILQTKEGANEPNGRNDLDSEDEVINYKQGHESSSDDLRKVSDAWEFQENEIMHAQNKLRSTRAKLAVLEGKMAMAIIDAQKKVEGKQNRVNDARRALRLLRTALIVWTNPASEVLLAGSYDGWATQRKMERSSTGIFSVSLKLYPGRYEIKFIVDGEWRIDPLRPIVRNNGFENNILIIT, encoded by the exons ATGCTCGCCTTCACCCACTTCCATCTAGTCCCCGGTTTTTTTCCTCCGGTCCTCCACGTCACCAATTCGGCCTCCGGAATGAGGCGGGGACGTGTTCTTGGGCCGGCGAGGCTTAGGGTGGTGGGAGAAAGCAGGGTTTCTGTTGTTCTAGGGTTTTGGGAGGGGAGGAAAGAAGGGGGTTGTGGGTTTGTGAGGCGGTGTAGGGATTCGGATTTGGAAGGGGATTTTGCCCTGGAAGCTGAGATTTTGGAGTTCATGAAGGGCTCGGAGAAGCCTCGGGCTTTTCCGAGCAAGAGGGACTTGGTGGAGGCTGGGAGGTTGGATTTGGTCGACGCCATTGTGAGGGAAGGTGGTTGGCTTTCGCTGGGTTGGGATTCGGGGGATGAAGAAACAGCTCAAGATAGTGGTGGCTTTAGGAATTGGGATGAAGGATATGAGAGCAGTGATTCCGATATGGTTtctgatgattcttcttcttcttctgtagtAGCGTCGTCGTCTGGTACATCACT AGAAGCCGCAACAACTGAGGTTGATACTGGAATCGAGGGTATATTGAACCGATTAGAGAAACAGAGAAATTTGACCCTTGGGTTTGTTTTGAGAGATAAAGAAGACAGTACTGGCCTCGCAAATAATGATAACAAACATGATCGGTGCCCTGAAACCTCAACTGATGCG ACAGTTGGTGCAACAAGTAGAAGTATCAGACATGCTTCATCAAACCCCACTAAAGCCATTCTTAGTGATTTGGGAGGCCCACCTAATCATAGCAGATCTCTTTTAGATGCTGATGTTCAGAGAAACTCACCAAAGCCTGAAATGTGGAGAACTTGGAGCAGCCAAAGGGCTGGATCTTCAGATCTGGAATTTGAAG CTGGTGAAGTTTCTTATGATGAAATGGGAGAATCAAAGGGAGTTTTGCAAAATGAAATACTTCAAACGAAAGAGGGTGCTAATGAACCAAATGGAAGGAATGATCTAGATTCTGAGGATGAAGTGATCAATTACAAACAA GGTCATGAAAGCTCCTCTGATGATTTGCGGAAAGTCTCTGATGCTTGGGAGTttcaagaaaatgaaattatgCATGCCCAGAACAAATTACGTTCAACACGTGCAAAGCTTGCTGTTTTAGAAGGAAAGATGGCAATGGCAATAAT TGATGCGCAAAAGAAAGTGGAGGGGAAACAGAATAGGGTTAATGATGCTCGTAGAGCCTTACGGCTTCTCCGAACTGCTTTAATAGTTTGGACCAATCCAGCCTCAGAAGTGCTTTTAGCAGGATCATATGATGGTTGGGCTACCCAG AGAAAGATGGAGAGGTCGAGTACAGGAATCTTCTCTGTTAGCCTTAAGTTGTATCCGGGTAGATATGAG ATCAAATTCATTGTTGATGGGGAATGGCGAATTGATCCCCTACGCCCAATTGTTCGCAACAACGGATTTGAAAATAATATACTGATTATAACATAA
- the LOC112197502 gene encoding protein PTST homolog 2, chloroplastic isoform X1 — MLAFTHFHLVPGFFPPVLHVTNSASGMRRGRVLGPARLRVVGESRVSVVLGFWEGRKEGGCGFVRRCRDSDLEGDFALEAEILEFMKGSEKPRAFPSKRDLVEAGRLDLVDAIVREGGWLSLGWDSGDEETAQDSGGFRNWDEGYESSDSDMVSDDSSSSSVVASSSGTSLEAATTEVDTGIEGILNRLEKQRNLTLGFVLRDKEDSTGLANNDNKHDRCPETSTDATVGATSRSIRHASSNPTKAILSDLGGPPNHSRSLLDADVQRNSPKPEMWRTWSSQRAGSSDLEFEAGEVSYDEMGESKGVLQNEILQTKEGANEPNGRNDLDSEDEVINYKQVRIRMQHLESELSSVLHSLRSKTSNVAPKEMGVITPGHESSSDDLRKVSDAWEFQENEIMHAQNKLRSTRAKLAVLEGKMAMAIIDAQKKVEGKQNRVNDARRALRLLRTALIVWTNPASEVLLAGSYDGWATQRKMERSSTGIFSVSLKLYPGRYEIKFIVDGEWRIDPLRPIVRNNGFENNILIIT; from the exons ATGCTCGCCTTCACCCACTTCCATCTAGTCCCCGGTTTTTTTCCTCCGGTCCTCCACGTCACCAATTCGGCCTCCGGAATGAGGCGGGGACGTGTTCTTGGGCCGGCGAGGCTTAGGGTGGTGGGAGAAAGCAGGGTTTCTGTTGTTCTAGGGTTTTGGGAGGGGAGGAAAGAAGGGGGTTGTGGGTTTGTGAGGCGGTGTAGGGATTCGGATTTGGAAGGGGATTTTGCCCTGGAAGCTGAGATTTTGGAGTTCATGAAGGGCTCGGAGAAGCCTCGGGCTTTTCCGAGCAAGAGGGACTTGGTGGAGGCTGGGAGGTTGGATTTGGTCGACGCCATTGTGAGGGAAGGTGGTTGGCTTTCGCTGGGTTGGGATTCGGGGGATGAAGAAACAGCTCAAGATAGTGGTGGCTTTAGGAATTGGGATGAAGGATATGAGAGCAGTGATTCCGATATGGTTtctgatgattcttcttcttcttctgtagtAGCGTCGTCGTCTGGTACATCACT AGAAGCCGCAACAACTGAGGTTGATACTGGAATCGAGGGTATATTGAACCGATTAGAGAAACAGAGAAATTTGACCCTTGGGTTTGTTTTGAGAGATAAAGAAGACAGTACTGGCCTCGCAAATAATGATAACAAACATGATCGGTGCCCTGAAACCTCAACTGATGCG ACAGTTGGTGCAACAAGTAGAAGTATCAGACATGCTTCATCAAACCCCACTAAAGCCATTCTTAGTGATTTGGGAGGCCCACCTAATCATAGCAGATCTCTTTTAGATGCTGATGTTCAGAGAAACTCACCAAAGCCTGAAATGTGGAGAACTTGGAGCAGCCAAAGGGCTGGATCTTCAGATCTGGAATTTGAAG CTGGTGAAGTTTCTTATGATGAAATGGGAGAATCAAAGGGAGTTTTGCAAAATGAAATACTTCAAACGAAAGAGGGTGCTAATGAACCAAATGGAAGGAATGATCTAGATTCTGAGGATGAAGTGATCAATTACAAACAAGTACGAATTCGCATGCAGCACCTTGAATCCGAGCTATCCTCTGTACTTCACTCATTGAGGTCTAAAACTAGTAATGTTGCACCAAAGGAGATGGGGGTGATTACTCCT GGTCATGAAAGCTCCTCTGATGATTTGCGGAAAGTCTCTGATGCTTGGGAGTttcaagaaaatgaaattatgCATGCCCAGAACAAATTACGTTCAACACGTGCAAAGCTTGCTGTTTTAGAAGGAAAGATGGCAATGGCAATAAT TGATGCGCAAAAGAAAGTGGAGGGGAAACAGAATAGGGTTAATGATGCTCGTAGAGCCTTACGGCTTCTCCGAACTGCTTTAATAGTTTGGACCAATCCAGCCTCAGAAGTGCTTTTAGCAGGATCATATGATGGTTGGGCTACCCAG AGAAAGATGGAGAGGTCGAGTACAGGAATCTTCTCTGTTAGCCTTAAGTTGTATCCGGGTAGATATGAG ATCAAATTCATTGTTGATGGGGAATGGCGAATTGATCCCCTACGCCCAATTGTTCGCAACAACGGATTTGAAAATAATATACTGATTATAACATAA